A window of Polypterus senegalus isolate Bchr_013 chromosome 14, ASM1683550v1, whole genome shotgun sequence contains these coding sequences:
- the scyl3 gene encoding protein-associating with the carboxyl-terminal domain of ezrin isoform X2 codes for MGAESSALKKCTLEEPLLTLPSGLTIYSAVLEDGRPASVFVYKHENEDKVNQAAKHLKTLRHPCLLRFLSCSVVVDGIHLVTEKVQPLELVLESLSSEEICAGLYDILNALVFLHDRGKSTHNNICISSIFVSEDGHWKLGGMETVCKFSEATPEFLDSIKTVRDQSAVPPEEKDNCFKILPDKHGHARDAYSFGILVEKLFPLYENVPKDVLESFQHAVKTTLLNSEPSVRCSLSKLVSHSFFSTEFLQIVNFLKTLTLKTEDEKNEFFKFLLDKVQSVPEDLLATRLVPKLLNSLVFAEPIAIKSFLPHLLKPKTDASSQDGLMSPALYRRYIIPHLLKLFKVNEEHVRIVLLLHIEDYAQMFSQDELKHQILPQVLLGMRDTSDVLVAMTLQSLAVLVPLLGAQVVVGGERTKVFKRTTPNFTKSADVTPEGSPVHVGNNFKAHVTQPSKITSVKVYPKPFEAKSQKLGIFKSMETKEDVKLPVLSESALRSAELEKKLGINGYCEKKEKSTHLITVEEWPDWSDAEDPDAEKISEIQIRTAENNLNHITGQDQMDEAVEEEPWDDFEACNEKSVVYSSATVSATSQVTSTMQKSLQSKALKLSYVSKASKVNSEENVNNNWYQIQPPEAKQTSQLLEKTSKVEKNVLNVGLGEEFTIHVKRKNQSDPEMDLFADMVPDIKLSSAPLILQPNRTDAYEARPVGSETAERNQIDMLLLPAKFDAAIDLIETEAVGWDDGDVTWGEENNW; via the exons cATCTCAAAACTCTACGCCATCCCTGTTTGCTGCGTTTTCTGTCCTGTTCAGTTGTGGTTGATGGGATCCACCTGGTGACAGAGAAAGTCCAACCCTTGGAATTGGTTTTGGAGAGTCTCTCATCTGAAGAGATTTGTGCTGGGCTGTACGATATACTAAATGCTCTAGTTTTCCTACATGATcga GGAAAATCAACTCATAATAATATTTGCATCTCATCTATCTTTGTGAGTGAAGATGGGCATTGGAAACTAGGCGGAATGGAGACCGTTTGCAAATTTTCTGAAGCAACACCTGAG ttcttAGACAGCATAAAGACAGTAAGAGACCAAAGTGCTGTTCCACCAGAGGAAAAA gATAACTGTTTCAAGATTTTGCCAGACAAACATGGTCATGCACGAGATGCCTATTCCTTTGGAATTTTAGTAGAAAAACTTTTCCCACTGTATGAAAATG TGCCTAAGGATGTTTTGGAAAGTTTCCAGCATGCTGTTAAAACTACCCTGCTGAACTCTGAGCCATCGGTTCGCTGCTCTCTTTCCAAACTGGTATCACACAGTTTTTTCAG TACAGAATTCCTACAAATAGttaattttttgaaaacattGACGTTAAAGACAGAAGATGAGAAGAATGAATTTTTCAA ATTTCTTTTAGACAAAGTTCAGTCTGTACCAGAAGATTTATTAGCAACACGCCTTGTTCCCAAATTATTGAATTCACTTGTATTTGCAGAACCTATAGCAATCAAAAGTTTTCTTCCACATCTCCTTAAGCCTAAGACAG ATGCAAGCTCCCAGGACGGTCTGATGTCACCAGCTCTTTATCGTAGATATATTATCCCACACCTCCTGAAGCTGTTTAAAGTGAATGAGGAACATGTTCGCATTGTATTACTTTTACACATTGAAGATTACGCACAGATGTTTTCTCAGGATGAACTGAAACACCAAATTTTACCACAG GTACTGCTGGGAATGAGGGACACTAGCGATGTTTTAGTTGCTATGACCCTCCAGAGCTTGGCGGTACTAGTTCCTTTGCTTGGAGCACAAGTGGTTGTTGGCGGTGAAAGAACTAAAGTCTTTAAACGCACAACTCCAAACTTTACTAAGTCGGCAGATGTAACACCAGAAG GATCACCAGTTCATGTAGGAAATAACTTTAAAGCACATGTTACTCAGCCATCAAAAATCACCTCAGTTAAGGTATATCCAAAACCATTTGAAGCAAAAAGTCAGAAGCTTGGAATCTTTAAATCTATGGAAACAAAGGAGGATGTTAAACTTCCAGTTTTATCAGAATCAG CATTGAGAAGTGCAGAACTCGAGAAAAAATTGGGAATTAATGGATACTgcgagaaaaaagaaaagagtacaCACTTAATAACTGTGGAGGAATGGCCAGACTGGAGTGATGCTGAAGATCCTGATGCTGAGAAAATTTCTGAAATTCAAATAAGGACtgcagaaaataatttaaatcataTTACAGGTCAAGACCAAATGGATGAAGCAGTTGAAGAAGAGCCTTGGGATGATTTTGAAGCTTGTAATGAGAAGAGTGTTGtttattcttcagccacagtCTCTGCAACTTCACAAGTGACTTCGACAATGCAGAAATCACTGCAGTCAAAAGCTCTAAAATTGAGTTATGTATCAAAAGCCAGTAAAGTGAACAGTGAAGAAAATGTCAATAATAACTGGTACCAAATCCagccacctgaagctaaacagaCTTCACAACTTCTGGAAAAAACAAgtaaagtagaaaaaaatgttctaaatGTTGGCTTAGGAGAGGAGTTTACAATACACGTTAAAAGGAAGAATCAGAGTGATCCTGAAATGGATTTGTTTGCTGATATGGTTCCAGATATTAAGTTGTCCTCGGCCCCTTTAATCTTACAGCCTAATCGAACAGATGCTTATGAGGCAAGACCAGTGGGAAGTGAGACAGCCGAGCGAAATCAAATTGATATGCTGCTACTTCCAGCCAAGTTTGATGCTGCTATTGATCTGATAGAA aCAGAAGCTGTTGGATGGGATGATGGTGATGTGACCTGGGGAGAAGAGAACAACTGGTGA
- the scyl3 gene encoding protein-associating with the carboxyl-terminal domain of ezrin isoform X1 — translation MGAESSALKKCTLEEPLLTLPSGLTIYSAVLEDGRPASVFVYKHENEDKVNQAAKHLKTLRHPCLLRFLSCSVVVDGIHLVTEKVQPLELVLESLSSEEICAGLYDILNALVFLHDRGKSTHNNICISSIFVSEDGHWKLGGMETVCKFSEATPEFLDSIKTVRDQSAVPPEEKDNCFKILPDKHGHARDAYSFGILVEKLFPLYENVPKDVLESFQHAVKTTLLNSEPSVRCSLSKLVSHSFFSTEFLQIVNFLKTLTLKTEDEKNEFFKFLLDKVQSVPEDLLATRLVPKLLNSLVFAEPIAIKSFLPHLLKPKTDASSQDGLMSPALYRRYIIPHLLKLFKVNEEHVRIVLLLHIEDYAQMFSQDELKHQILPQVLLGMRDTSDVLVAMTLQSLAVLVPLLGAQVVVGGERTKVFKRTTPNFTKSADVTPEGSPVHVGNNFKAHVTQPSKITSVKVYPKPFEAKSQKLGIFKSMETKEDVKLPVLSESAALRSAELEKKLGINGYCEKKEKSTHLITVEEWPDWSDAEDPDAEKISEIQIRTAENNLNHITGQDQMDEAVEEEPWDDFEACNEKSVVYSSATVSATSQVTSTMQKSLQSKALKLSYVSKASKVNSEENVNNNWYQIQPPEAKQTSQLLEKTSKVEKNVLNVGLGEEFTIHVKRKNQSDPEMDLFADMVPDIKLSSAPLILQPNRTDAYEARPVGSETAERNQIDMLLLPAKFDAAIDLIETEAVGWDDGDVTWGEENNW, via the exons cATCTCAAAACTCTACGCCATCCCTGTTTGCTGCGTTTTCTGTCCTGTTCAGTTGTGGTTGATGGGATCCACCTGGTGACAGAGAAAGTCCAACCCTTGGAATTGGTTTTGGAGAGTCTCTCATCTGAAGAGATTTGTGCTGGGCTGTACGATATACTAAATGCTCTAGTTTTCCTACATGATcga GGAAAATCAACTCATAATAATATTTGCATCTCATCTATCTTTGTGAGTGAAGATGGGCATTGGAAACTAGGCGGAATGGAGACCGTTTGCAAATTTTCTGAAGCAACACCTGAG ttcttAGACAGCATAAAGACAGTAAGAGACCAAAGTGCTGTTCCACCAGAGGAAAAA gATAACTGTTTCAAGATTTTGCCAGACAAACATGGTCATGCACGAGATGCCTATTCCTTTGGAATTTTAGTAGAAAAACTTTTCCCACTGTATGAAAATG TGCCTAAGGATGTTTTGGAAAGTTTCCAGCATGCTGTTAAAACTACCCTGCTGAACTCTGAGCCATCGGTTCGCTGCTCTCTTTCCAAACTGGTATCACACAGTTTTTTCAG TACAGAATTCCTACAAATAGttaattttttgaaaacattGACGTTAAAGACAGAAGATGAGAAGAATGAATTTTTCAA ATTTCTTTTAGACAAAGTTCAGTCTGTACCAGAAGATTTATTAGCAACACGCCTTGTTCCCAAATTATTGAATTCACTTGTATTTGCAGAACCTATAGCAATCAAAAGTTTTCTTCCACATCTCCTTAAGCCTAAGACAG ATGCAAGCTCCCAGGACGGTCTGATGTCACCAGCTCTTTATCGTAGATATATTATCCCACACCTCCTGAAGCTGTTTAAAGTGAATGAGGAACATGTTCGCATTGTATTACTTTTACACATTGAAGATTACGCACAGATGTTTTCTCAGGATGAACTGAAACACCAAATTTTACCACAG GTACTGCTGGGAATGAGGGACACTAGCGATGTTTTAGTTGCTATGACCCTCCAGAGCTTGGCGGTACTAGTTCCTTTGCTTGGAGCACAAGTGGTTGTTGGCGGTGAAAGAACTAAAGTCTTTAAACGCACAACTCCAAACTTTACTAAGTCGGCAGATGTAACACCAGAAG GATCACCAGTTCATGTAGGAAATAACTTTAAAGCACATGTTACTCAGCCATCAAAAATCACCTCAGTTAAGGTATATCCAAAACCATTTGAAGCAAAAAGTCAGAAGCTTGGAATCTTTAAATCTATGGAAACAAAGGAGGATGTTAAACTTCCAGTTTTATCAGAATCAG cagCATTGAGAAGTGCAGAACTCGAGAAAAAATTGGGAATTAATGGATACTgcgagaaaaaagaaaagagtacaCACTTAATAACTGTGGAGGAATGGCCAGACTGGAGTGATGCTGAAGATCCTGATGCTGAGAAAATTTCTGAAATTCAAATAAGGACtgcagaaaataatttaaatcataTTACAGGTCAAGACCAAATGGATGAAGCAGTTGAAGAAGAGCCTTGGGATGATTTTGAAGCTTGTAATGAGAAGAGTGTTGtttattcttcagccacagtCTCTGCAACTTCACAAGTGACTTCGACAATGCAGAAATCACTGCAGTCAAAAGCTCTAAAATTGAGTTATGTATCAAAAGCCAGTAAAGTGAACAGTGAAGAAAATGTCAATAATAACTGGTACCAAATCCagccacctgaagctaaacagaCTTCACAACTTCTGGAAAAAACAAgtaaagtagaaaaaaatgttctaaatGTTGGCTTAGGAGAGGAGTTTACAATACACGTTAAAAGGAAGAATCAGAGTGATCCTGAAATGGATTTGTTTGCTGATATGGTTCCAGATATTAAGTTGTCCTCGGCCCCTTTAATCTTACAGCCTAATCGAACAGATGCTTATGAGGCAAGACCAGTGGGAAGTGAGACAGCCGAGCGAAATCAAATTGATATGCTGCTACTTCCAGCCAAGTTTGATGCTGCTATTGATCTGATAGAA aCAGAAGCTGTTGGATGGGATGATGGTGATGTGACCTGGGGAGAAGAGAACAACTGGTGA